The Nitrospinota bacterium DNA window GAACCTATCCACTCCGATCTCCATCACATCGTGGAGACAGCGTGGAGGTGGTGCGAGCGCCGCCCGCTCGGCTTCGCTTCGCCCCCTCAGCCTGCGGCTTCTGAATGAGCCCCCCATTGCTGGTGTCCTAACGAAGGAGGTCGGTGGATGGCCCCGCGAGGAGACGCGGCTTCCGGGTCAAAGCCTGAGAGGCCTTTGAAGATTTGTCTCATGCTCGGGGGCATGGGCTTTGGTGGAGGTGAGAAGTACGTCCTCTCCCTTGCCGAGCACCTCTCGGGCGCACACTACTCCTTTCACTTCGTCACCCACCAAGAGAGCCTCTTCTGCGAGGAAGCGCGACGGCGAGGCTACCCCGTAACGGTCATCGACATGACCTGGCGCCTCAATCCCCTGAGCCTCTATAAGCTCATCCAGTTCTTCAAGCGCCAGCGCATCGATCTGGTTCACACCAACGGGGCTAGGATGAACTTCTACGGCCGCCTGGCAGCCCACAGGGCAGCAGTTCCCAATATCTGCTCGACGGTCCACAACTCTCTGTTCGACTACCCCATCGGGGCCTTCAAGCGGTCCGTCTACGTAAAGGCCGACGCGTGGACCGCCCGGTACGCCCACCGCATCATCACTGTGGCTGAGGCCCTGGCCCGCGACCTCCGAGACAGGTACGGCATCCCCGCAGAGAAGATTCTCACCATCCACAACGGCATTGACCTGGCCGGACTGGCACCGGCACGCTCCCGCGACGCGGTCCTCAAAGAACTTGGCATTCCCACCGAGGCTCTGTGCATGGGAGCCATCGGGCGAATGACCAACCAGAAGGGGTTCGTCTTCCTCCTGCGGGCTCTTCCCGCACTGTTCGACCGCTTCCGCACGGCCCGATGCCTACTGGTGGGAGAAGGGCCTCTTCGCGGCGATTTAGAAAGGGAGGCGGCCAAGCTCGGAGTAAGCGACCGCTGCATATTCACCGGACTGAGAAACGACATCCCTGACCTGTTTCAGGCAATGGATGTCTTCGTCATGCCGTCTCTCTCGGAGGGCTTTCCCATGGTCTTGCTCGAGGCGATGGGGATGGAGCGGCCCGTTGCGGCGACTGCCGTAAGCGGCAACCCCGAGCTCATCGAGCACGGCCGAACCGGCCTTCTCATCTCTCCTTCAGACCCCCCGGCTATTGTCGAGGCTGTCGCCTGGCTTTTGGAGAACCGTGACGAGGCGGTCGCAATGGGCCAAGCGGCCCGCTCGGCCGTCGAACAAAAATTCACCGTCACAGCGATGGCCGATAAGACCGAAGGCGTCTACAGGGCGATGTGGAGCGCTCCCTCAGGAGGCCCGCCCTGATGTGACATGGGAGGGGGGCTGGTGAAAGGGCTAAAGGGTCATTCCTGAAGTAGGGCGGCAAAGCGCCCGGGGTCCTCGAAAGGCCCTATAACTGCAAACTTCATACGCTCAGGGCTAAACAGGTGTGCGGAGACCCGCGCGACATCGTCTCGCGTTACCCGGTCGACCTTCTCCAGAATCTCTCTTGGTGTCAAAATCTTATCGTAGAGCAGCTCGCTAACCCCCAGGAGGCTGGCCACCCGCATGGAGCTCTCCAGCTGAAGGGTCAATCGGCCCCGGAAGAACTCCTTAGCCTTGGCGAACTCCGCCTCATCTAAGCCGTCCTTGACAATCTTGCGATATTCCTCGCGAATAGCAACCACAGACTGGTCGACCCGAGAGATGTCCACCCCCGCCTTGGTGACCATGACGCCTGCGTCGGTATACCCGAAAGAGCCAGTGTTGACGTAGTAGGCAAGGCCCTGCCGTTCACGTACCGACAGGAACATCCGGGAGCTCATGTTGCCGCCGAGGATGATCCCGGTGAGGCGCGCCGTGTAGAAGTCCTCGTGCTCCTGTGGATATCCAATGACCCCAATGGCCAGGTGGGCTTGCTCGGTGGGGCGCTGGCGGATAAAGACCGGCTCGCCGTCGGCGGGCACCTCGAAGGGCTTCCAGGTGTAGTCCTTGCCTGCCTTCGAAAATGCAAATGAAGAAGAGACTAACCCTGGCAGAGTAGCTTCATCGAAGGCGCCGGCGACGCTCACCACCGTGTTGTCCGGCGTGTAGAGCTTGGCCCTGTAGTCCACGAAGTCGCCCCGCTGCAGGCTCTTGATGGTCTCCATGGTGCCGATCTCGTCCCACCCCAGGGGCTGGTCGCCGAATAGGTGTCGCTCGAAGTCGAAGCTCACCTGCGAGGAGGGGGTGTCCAGGTACATGTTGTACTCTTCCAATATTACACCCCGTTCGCGCTCGATCTCCTCTTCCGGGAAGGTAGAATTGAGGAGCATGTCGGAGAGCACGTCGAGGGCCAGCTCTAGGTGCTCAGAGGCCACCCGGACGTAGTAGCCGGCATACTCCTTGGAGGTGAAGGCGTTGAACTCCCCCCCTACCCCGTCGATGGCTTCGGCCACAGCCTTGGTGTTGGGATATCGCTTGGCCCCCTTGAAGAACATGTGCTCGGTGAAGTGAGCCAGGCCGTTGATCTCCCGCCATTCGTAGCGGCTCCCAGCCCCCACGAGCACGAGGATGGTAACTGCCTCGGTGTTTGCCATGGGCGTCGAAAGGAGCCGAAGGTCGTACTGAAGTCGTGTCAGGGTATATTCCATCGGAGCGCATCTCCATGTGGGTAATAAAGTGGAACGCCTATTATACTCTTACTGACCCCCACTAGGTTGGGACCCCATCCCCTCAATAGTAATGCCCGGCCCGGCGTTGTCAAGAAGACCCGCTTCGTGCGGGCGGACGCCGGGCTCTCACCTCTTCGGGTCTAAGACTTCCTGTATGGTCTCATCGACCACCTGGAGAAAATGCTTCTCATTGAGGTGGTCCTGGATATACCGGAGAGCGCCTTCGGCCAGGACGCGGCGCTCCTCGGGGTGGGCCAAGAGGTGGGCTATCTCTTCACTCAGACGAGCCACGTCCCCTGGGGGAACCAGGCGGCCAGTCTTGCCGTGGACAACCACATCGGGGATGCCACCGATTGCCGAGGTAATGATTGGGGTGCCGCATGCCATCGCCTCGGTAATCACGAGCGGCATCCCTTCGACGCGCAAAGTGGGGTTGATGAAGAGATCGCTCGCATTGTAATAGCCCGGCATGGCGTCCGGCTCGACGGCCCCACAGAAACGCACTCTCCCAACGATACCCAGCCGCTCGGCCAAGCCTTTTAGGTTCGCTTCGTAGCGTCCCCCACCAACTACAAGGACCCCGAGGTCGGGAAAGGTTTCGATAAGCCGACAAACGGCCTCGAGGCCCACCTGCAGCCCCTTCTGCTTGGAGAGCACGGCCGCCATGAGGATGACCGGCTGCTGCTCGCCAAAGCCATATTGCTTTCGCACGTGAGCCCGAAGGATGGGGTCAGGCCGGAAGCGCTCCACATCGGCGGGGGATAATGCGGGTCGAAACTTGGCCTCAGAGACCCCAAACTCCTTCATGAGAATTGGGATCAGAGAGGTATGGTCAACCAGTATCCGGTCGGCTGCCCGTAGCACATCCCGGAACCAGCACCGATATCCCCACCACCACTCGGGTAGGGCCCTGAGCAAAAAATGCGACATGTCCTTTAGTCCGTCCGCTTCGGTCCATCGGTTTCGCAGCCCGTCCTTCCACCCGCCGCTCAGAAACGAAACGAATGGCAACGGCGACCTAGGGCGGCAGGTGGTCGCCCAGCCGTAGCCCGCCATGGAGATGTCCATGACGACATCCACGGGGTCGCGGCCGTGAACCCTCTCAAATGCCTGAGCGCTGGCCTCCCAGTAGGCTTGCGAGAAACGGGCAATCGGGGTCTGAGCAAGGTAGTGAATCTCCACCCCCTGGGCCTCCTCGCGCTCCACACCCTCGGGATGGCGGGTCGTCAGCACCGTCACGCGGTGCCCAAGCTGGACCAAGGAGTCTATCAAGTACTTGGCCTGCCGCTCGTTTCCCCCCAACCCGTGGGCTAGCAAGCTCCTGGCAAAAAAGCAAATGTGCGCCATCTTCCACCCGCCTCCCGAAGGGGCCTTATGCTCTCGGGTCTTCGCAGGGCCGTAATCGACATAGACTAATTATGCCTACCATGCCCTCAAAAGTCCCGCCAACTGGCGTCGCCCCGGAGGCCGTCCCAGAAGGCCCGTCCGATTATGCTCCACTCGACACCCCGCAAGCCCCGGTGATGGCGCACCGCATCAACATACGCTTTGGGGATCCCCAAGAGGACGTGGCCCCCAATGGCGACCAGACGGCCCAGGCCCTTGGTATGGCGTCTCAATAGGATTATCTTGTTGCGGTAGGTGTAATAGATCCGCTCGGGGGTGCGGCGCCCGCCGGGGGCAACCTTGTGTTTGATGAGAGCCCCTGGGGCAAAGTAGATCCCATAGCCGTGCTCCTTGAGGCGCAGGCAGAAATCGACCTCCTCATGGTCCGTGTAGAAAGTATAATCGAAACCGTCCACCGAATTGAAGGCATCGGCCTTAATCAGTTGGCCACATCCTATAACAGAATCGCACTCCGTTGGTATGTCGGGGTCCTTCATGGTGAACCGCCCTGTGATGCGGTTCATATATCGTGCCGCGCTTTGGATCTCCTCAGGCCTGTCAAAGTAGACCACCCGTGCACCCACCACGCCGGCCTGGGGGTGAGCGGCAAAGACGGCTACCATTTGCCGGAGGCAGTCCGGGGCCAGCTCCACATCGTCGTCAATACAAAGTATGTAGGCAGCCCGCTCGTCGCGGAGGCGAAATGCCCGATCCCGCGCGGGGCCGACGCCTAAATTCGTTTGGTGTTCCACCAGGCGAAGGTTCCACCACCCATCGGACCCCATGTCCTCCAAGGCCTCCCTGAGGCGAGCAGGCGAGCCGTCGGTGGAGCCGTTGTCCCAGATGAGGATTTCCAATCGCTCTTTGGGATAGTCGAGCTCCTGGAGAGAAGCTAAGGTGGCCAGAGTAAGCTCGGCTCTGTTCCGCGTGGGGAAGATGATGGAGACAAAGGGGAGGTTTTCCATGGCTGTGAGTTCCCTTGTTCACCCCATACCAACCCATGGCCACGGTGACCGCCATGGCTTTTCGGTTCCTGAAGCGCTCTCGTTCTCAACAGAACCCCAAGGGATTGGAAGTTAGGACAGTGCTAGCCGGGGCCGATGGGAAGCGACTCGAATAAGCCTTTGACGGGCTTAGGGGGACTACCCGTGCTTTCCTAAGAACTGATCGGATCGTCCACGAGGCGCCCTTTCATGCTATCTTACGAAGAAAGCCCTTGGGATTAAAGGTTAAATAGTGATGCTCTTTATCTCTGTCGACTATAAAATCTTTGTTCTCTTTTAAAAATTCCTCAATCGCCTCCATCGGGCCGGGGCCAAACTCTGGAACCACCGGATGACCGTTCAGGTTGGAATCCTCAACGATCAAATAACTCCCCTTAGTAACAAAACTGCTGTACATTCTCAATTCGTTAAGTACGTGCTCTCTGGTGTGGTCCGAATCCAATATCACCATGACCTCATCTTCGTCTGTTATAAAACTTCTAACCTTCTCGACAATCTCCTCCGAGGTCGATGAACCGCGCACATAGGATATTCGTTCGTGTTCTGGCCGTCCTTCTCTGTCCTCAATGTCGATTGTAATGACCTTTCCATGACCTAATAAGTGGCTAATAGAAGCCAGAAAAAGAGCACTCCCACCGTGGGCTGTTCCACACTCGATGATGACATCTGGTTTCAAATCATAAATGATTTCCTGATACATCCACATATCCAACGGACACTTCAATGTTGGAACTCCAAACCAAAACGTGTTAGCCCAGGCCCGCCCAAAATGATGTGCATCGTAGTAAAGTTTATGAAAGTTATTCGTGACCTCTATTTCGACT harbors:
- a CDS encoding class I SAM-dependent methyltransferase; the protein is MEVTNNFHKLYYDAHHFGRAWANTFWFGVPTLKCPLDMWMYQEIIYDLKPDVIIECGTAHGGSALFLASISHLLGHGKVITIDIEDREGRPEHERISYVRGSSTSEEIVEKVRSFITDEDEVMVILDSDHTREHVLNELRMYSSFVTKGSYLIVEDSNLNGHPVVPEFGPGPMEAIEEFLKENKDFIVDRDKEHHYLTFNPKGFLRKIA
- a CDS encoding glycosyltransferase family 2 protein, whose protein sequence is MENLPFVSIIFPTRNRAELTLATLASLQELDYPKERLEILIWDNGSTDGSPARLREALEDMGSDGWWNLRLVEHQTNLGVGPARDRAFRLRDERAAYILCIDDDVELAPDCLRQMVAVFAAHPQAGVVGARVVYFDRPEEIQSAARYMNRITGRFTMKDPDIPTECDSVIGCGQLIKADAFNSVDGFDYTFYTDHEEVDFCLRLKEHGYGIYFAPGALIKHKVAPGGRRTPERIYYTYRNKIILLRRHTKGLGRLVAIGGHVLLGIPKAYVDAVRHHRGLRGVEWSIIGRAFWDGLRGDASWRDF
- a CDS encoding glycosyltransferase family 4 protein, producing the protein MAHICFFARSLLAHGLGGNERQAKYLIDSLVQLGHRVTVLTTRHPEGVEREEAQGVEIHYLAQTPIARFSQAYWEASAQAFERVHGRDPVDVVMDISMAGYGWATTCRPRSPLPFVSFLSGGWKDGLRNRWTEADGLKDMSHFLLRALPEWWWGYRCWFRDVLRAADRILVDHTSLIPILMKEFGVSEAKFRPALSPADVERFRPDPILRAHVRKQYGFGEQQPVILMAAVLSKQKGLQVGLEAVCRLIETFPDLGVLVVGGGRYEANLKGLAERLGIVGRVRFCGAVEPDAMPGYYNASDLFINPTLRVEGMPLVITEAMACGTPIITSAIGGIPDVVVHGKTGRLVPPGDVARLSEEIAHLLAHPEERRVLAEGALRYIQDHLNEKHFLQVVDETIQEVLDPKR
- a CDS encoding glycosyltransferase family 4 protein, whose protein sequence is MAPRGDAASGSKPERPLKICLMLGGMGFGGGEKYVLSLAEHLSGAHYSFHFVTHQESLFCEEARRRGYPVTVIDMTWRLNPLSLYKLIQFFKRQRIDLVHTNGARMNFYGRLAAHRAAVPNICSTVHNSLFDYPIGAFKRSVYVKADAWTARYAHRIITVAEALARDLRDRYGIPAEKILTIHNGIDLAGLAPARSRDAVLKELGIPTEALCMGAIGRMTNQKGFVFLLRALPALFDRFRTARCLLVGEGPLRGDLEREAAKLGVSDRCIFTGLRNDIPDLFQAMDVFVMPSLSEGFPMVLLEAMGMERPVAATAVSGNPELIEHGRTGLLISPSDPPAIVEAVAWLLENRDEAVAMGQAARSAVEQKFTVTAMADKTEGVYRAMWSAPSGGPP
- a CDS encoding insulinase family protein codes for the protein MEYTLTRLQYDLRLLSTPMANTEAVTILVLVGAGSRYEWREINGLAHFTEHMFFKGAKRYPNTKAVAEAIDGVGGEFNAFTSKEYAGYYVRVASEHLELALDVLSDMLLNSTFPEEEIERERGVILEEYNMYLDTPSSQVSFDFERHLFGDQPLGWDEIGTMETIKSLQRGDFVDYRAKLYTPDNTVVSVAGAFDEATLPGLVSSSFAFSKAGKDYTWKPFEVPADGEPVFIRQRPTEQAHLAIGVIGYPQEHEDFYTARLTGIILGGNMSSRMFLSVRERQGLAYYVNTGSFGYTDAGVMVTKAGVDISRVDQSVVAIREEYRKIVKDGLDEAEFAKAKEFFRGRLTLQLESSMRVASLLGVSELLYDKILTPREILEKVDRVTRDDVARVSAHLFSPERMKFAVIGPFEDPGRFAALLQE